A genomic window from Sporosarcina sp. Marseille-Q4063 includes:
- the ilvD gene encoding dihydroxy-acid dehydratase, whose protein sequence is MKKDMRIHSKVFSEGTKRAPNRAMLRAVGVTDEDFEKPMVGIASTWSEVTPCNIHIDKLAIAAKKGARDAGAVPMIFNTITIADGISMGTEGMRYSLPSRDVIADSIETVVGGENLDGLVAIGGCDKNMPGCMIAIANSEVPAIFVYGGTIAAGKLHGESIDLVSVFEGVGQLNSGQIDEEELRKIECHACPGAGSCGGMYTANTMSSAIEALGMSLPGSASNPAVSGDKLADCEEAGHALVNLMEKGIYPKDIMTKEAFENAITVVMVLGGSTNAVLHLLAMAHAIEIDLTMDDFDRIQKKTPHLADLRPSGKYVMEDLHRIGGVQAVMKMLLEAGYLHGDCLTVTGKSVAENLQEAPDLAEGQKIIMPFDKALSKEGPLVILKGNLSPNGAVAKMSGVSVKTHTGPARVFDTEEDATNAVMENEVKEGDVLVIRHVGPKGGPGMPEMLSISGILVGKGLGEKVALLTDGRFSGGTHGLVVGHISPEAQDGGPIAFIKNDDIITISAETQEIKVAVSDEEFEKRKKDWVAPPLHTRGVLGKYAHNVSCASIGAVTDFFNRK, encoded by the coding sequence GTGAAAAAAGATATGAGAATTCATAGTAAAGTTTTTAGTGAAGGCACCAAGAGAGCACCAAACCGTGCGATGTTACGTGCTGTTGGGGTAACGGATGAAGATTTTGAAAAACCAATGGTAGGGATTGCAAGTACGTGGAGTGAAGTAACACCCTGTAATATACATATTGATAAGTTGGCGATTGCCGCGAAAAAAGGTGCAAGAGATGCCGGAGCAGTTCCAATGATCTTTAATACGATTACGATCGCGGATGGAATTTCAATGGGCACAGAAGGAATGCGTTATTCCTTGCCGAGCCGTGATGTAATTGCTGACTCCATTGAAACAGTTGTTGGCGGCGAAAACCTGGACGGACTTGTTGCAATCGGGGGCTGCGATAAAAACATGCCCGGTTGTATGATTGCAATTGCAAACTCGGAAGTGCCGGCTATATTTGTATATGGCGGTACGATTGCGGCAGGGAAACTCCACGGGGAGAGTATCGATCTAGTTTCGGTATTTGAGGGTGTCGGTCAATTAAATAGCGGACAAATCGATGAAGAAGAACTGCGAAAAATTGAATGTCACGCATGTCCTGGTGCTGGTTCTTGCGGGGGGATGTATACTGCAAACACAATGTCATCAGCCATTGAAGCGCTCGGCATGAGTTTACCAGGAAGTGCATCAAACCCAGCAGTTTCGGGGGATAAATTAGCAGATTGTGAAGAAGCTGGTCATGCGCTCGTTAATTTGATGGAAAAAGGAATTTATCCAAAAGATATCATGACGAAAGAAGCATTTGAAAATGCGATCACAGTTGTCATGGTACTAGGTGGATCAACAAACGCTGTTCTTCACTTACTTGCGATGGCACATGCGATTGAAATTGATTTGACGATGGATGATTTTGATCGAATTCAAAAGAAAACACCGCATCTCGCAGATTTAAGACCAAGCGGGAAGTATGTAATGGAAGATTTACACCGAATTGGCGGTGTACAAGCCGTTATGAAAATGCTTCTAGAAGCTGGTTATCTACATGGAGATTGTCTGACTGTAACTGGTAAATCAGTTGCTGAAAACCTTCAAGAGGCACCTGACTTAGCTGAAGGCCAGAAGATTATCATGCCTTTCGATAAAGCGTTAAGTAAAGAAGGACCGCTTGTCATTCTAAAAGGTAATCTTTCACCTAATGGAGCAGTTGCAAAAATGTCAGGTGTTTCCGTCAAAACTCATACAGGTCCTGCTCGTGTGTTTGATACGGAAGAAGATGCAACGAATGCCGTAATGGAGAATGAAGTTAAAGAAGGCGACGTCTTGGTTATTCGACATGTCGGTCCAAAAGGCGGTCCAGGTATGCCGGAAATGCTTTCGATTTCTGGTATACTTGTTGGTAAAGGCTTGGGTGAAAAAGTTGCGCTCTTAACAGACGGAAGATTTTCCGGCGGGACACATGGATTAGTCGTCGGTCATATCTCTCCGGAAGCACAAGACGGCGGACCAATCGCTTTTATCAAGAATGATGATATAATAACAATTAGCGCTGAAACACAAGAAATAAAGGTCGCAGTTTCAGATGAAGAATTTGAAAAGCGTAAAAAAGATTGGGTTGCACCGCCATTACACACACGTGGGGTTTTAGGGAAATACGCACATAACGTATCCTGCGCCTCAATCGGTGCT